The following coding sequences are from one Rhipicephalus microplus isolate Deutch F79 chromosome 3, USDA_Rmic, whole genome shotgun sequence window:
- the LOC119174364 gene encoding uncharacterized protein LOC119174364: MITHVRVRYEDDKKIGTVPIEDVKDFFPRHQQDFKSKSLYLVKWTDDSGDSDYYRARILALGESEDFAETEARERTRIPKRVYSPASSDYENEAESPIKEKTKNKTTSGAEARLLQLLKSKKENMKRQAKNQDGPHSKKHHKEAMDSGRLQRAHETIDNLEEQVEKKSTIIRQLRKQNEEKDREMAQLRRLNMELQDKVISALEDMKGCRIMKRIMDGSQSSPSVSEDLQDTLTERALRPGSSNPQPNDSETMVDIGRGLMVKKGAWEHVQSHHKDSLFVKDLLVTIWSKDNLKERSLHGKHCPRYPNRPRKAPLTPWKLDVMRDCYRARLEHQGVPAGVLPLAVKQMNHFIVEKLSDIEKLAKRAKDNQGVAEV, translated from the exons atgattaccCACGTTCGAGTCCGGTACgaagatgataaaaaaattgGAACGGTGCCAATAGAAGACGTTAAAGATTTCTTCCCCCGTCACCAGCAAGACTTCAAGTCCAAATCCCTCTATTTAGTCAAATGGACGGACGACAGTGGAGACAGCGATTACTATAGGGCCCGGATTCTGGCACTGGGAG AATCGGAGGACTTCGCGGAGACAGAGGCCAGAGAGAGAACGCGTATTCCGAAGAGGGTTTATTCGCCGGCGTCTTCGGACTACGAGAATGAAGCGGAG AGCCCTatcaaagaaaaaacgaaaaacaaaacaacaagtgGTGCAGAGGCACGCCTGCTTCAGCttttaaaaagcaagaaagaaaatatgaAGAGGCAGGCGAAAAATCAAGATGGGCCACATTCTAAAAAGCACCACAAAGAAGCAATGGACAGTGGGCGCCTTCAGAGGGCTCATGAAACCATTGATAACCTTGAAGAGCAGGTAGAGAAAAAATCTACCATCATTCGCCAACTGcgaaaacaaaatgaagaaaaagacagGGAGATGGCTCAACTCAGAAGACTGAATATGGAGCTTCAGGACAAGGTTATTTCTGCACTGGAAGACATGAAAG GCTGCAGAATTATGAAAAGGATCATGGATGGCAGCCAGTCGAGCCCCTCCGTGTCTGAGGATCTACAAGACACCTTGACAGAGCGAGCCCTTCGCCCAGGTTCATCCAATCCGCAACCGAATGACAGTGAAACAATG GTGGACATTGGACGAGGGCTTATGGTCAAGAAAGGTGCATGGGAACATGTGCAGTCCCATCATAAGGATTCCTTATTTGTCAAGGACCTGCTAGTCACCATCTGGTCGAAAGACAACCTTAAGGAGCGCTCCCTGCATG GAAAACATTGTCCACGGTACCCTAACCGTCCACGCAAGGCTCCCCTAACACCGTGGAAGTTGGACGTAATGCGTG ACTGCTACAGAGCACGTCTGGAGCATCAAGGCGTGCCTGCAGGAGTACTGCCGTTGGCAGTCAAACAGATGAACCACTTCATTGTTGAGAAGCTTTCAGATATTGAGAAGCTTGCCAAGCG GGCGAAGGACAACCAGGGCGTTGCGGAAGTTTAA
- the LOC119172213 gene encoding uncharacterized protein LOC119172213 isoform X4, which translates to MERGPKKRKRGPYKTYLNPKSQFQLPRSTARACPPTGASPSMPSSSDEADSDTERADPPSRTTSLKSRNSHIASPGSERPESEEDFPESDNEPVTSSGGRLGSSAGSAMEAPAAAPEAQEQRNSADPSQKFPAREPHAPADEVILLRLIS; encoded by the exons ATGGAGCGCggtccgaagaaaagaaagagaggacccTACAAGACTTATTTAAATCCCAAGTCTCAGTTCCAGCTACCAAGGAGCACCGCACGCGCTTGCCCGCCGACC GGTGCCAGCCCTAGCATGCCTTCTTCGAGTGATGAGGCAGACAGCGACACTGAAAGGGCAGATCCACCAAGTCGAACAACATCACTGAAGAGCCGGAATAGTCACATAGCTAGTCCGGGCTCCGAACGTCCGGAAAGTGAAGAAGATTTCCCCGAGTCCGATAATGAGCCG GTAACGTCAAGTGGAGGCCGGTTAGGCTCGTCAGCTGGCAGTGCTATGGAAGCTCCTGCTGCAGCCCCTGAAGCACAAGAGCAGAGGAACAGCGCTGATCCGTCACAGAAATTTCCTGCACGCGAGCCTCACGCCccagcagatgaagttattttactAAGGCTTATCAGTTAA